The stretch of DNA CACGATCGAATGTTTGCCGAGTTCCACCCACTGTAGATCGCGGGCGGTGACGTCGTTGAGTATGGTAACGCCGGCCACGTATTCTGGCGCCGCGTCGCGGGAGACGCGTTTGGCGTCCCGGCCGATCACCACGGCCATCTCGCCTTCATAGTCGAATTGCTCGCTGAGAGGCGGAATTTCGATCGCCTCGTCGGGTCCAACAAGCGCGGTATAAGGCTTCGTGAATATCAGCGGTTGGGCCGGCACGCTGAGACCGGCTTCCTCGGCGTGCTTGTGATAGTTGGCGCCGACTGCATAGACGAGGGATCCAGGATCGATCGGCGGACCAAGAATCACGTCGGACCGGGGAAGGGCCGGTGCGTCTTTCTGCAGCTCGGTCTCCGAATCCCAGCCATTCCTATGCGCAGCCAGGAAGGCCGCGATCGTTGGATAACGCCGGCTGATGTCATGGACAGTGTCGCCGACAAGCAATCCGGGGCGGAAAGGCGCGCTGATTTTACCGGCGAAGCGGACGAGCAGATCGGTCATCGTCGTTCCTCCTCAGTCACGGTGCGGCCGTGCGAAGCTCAGCGGTCCGCCGTCAAGACCGACCTGAACGTCGACCAGTCCGCCGCAACCGCGGCAGACCAATTGGCGCAACTCGAACCGACCCCGGTCGTAGGCCTGGCCGCGAACCGGGCCAGCGGCGCCGAGAGGCGATCGCACAAGGCCGAGATGGGTCAGAAGATTGTCGCTCGTGCCGCAGTGGCGATGGCCGCATTGCGGGCATGACACGGAGTCTGATTCCGGATCGACGACAAGCGCCGGACCAAATTCGATGCGGCGCCTCCCCGCGAAAGAGATGACCGCATCTCCGGGGTTCGCTTCTTCTGCCTCGGAAAGACGGGCATCGCGGAGTGCTTTGCGCCTTTCAGCCGTCGCCGCTTCATCGACGCCGCCGGTCTTCGTAATGACGACCCCGTAGATATCCTCCGCGGCGCCGACCGAGACGGCCCGGCGCTCGACGTCGCCAGCCACGTGAGCCGGATCGCGCAGAAGGGGGTCTCCAAAGCCTCCGCCGCCTTGCCAACTGTGGTACCAGACGTCGCCGGCGAGAATGGGGCTGCGGGTGTGCTTGCAACACAGCCATTCGAGCTCGCCCGAGATCGCCGCGAGCTCGACCGGCAGCTCCTCGCCGGCGGCGATGCGCTCGGCAAGGTCGGTGTTTACGACGCGGGCTATCGAGATCGCCGATCCCGGCATCCCACCGGCCAATCCGATGGCATTGGGCATTTCCGCGCCGGTGCCGGCAAACAAACCATCGAGTTGGCCTTCCGGCGCATCGTAGAC from Hyphomicrobiales bacterium encodes:
- a CDS encoding fumarylacetoacetate hydrolase family protein, encoding MTDLLVRFAGKISAPFRPGLLVGDTVHDISRRYPTIAAFLAAHRNGWDSETELQKDAPALPRSDVILGPPIDPGSLVYAVGANYHKHAEEAGLSVPAQPLIFTKPYTALVGPDEAIEIPPLSEQFDYEGEMAVVIGRDAKRVSRDAAPEYVAGVTILNDVTARDLQWVELGKHSIV